The genomic region ACGCGGGCGTGCTCGCCCGCGAGCCGTACCAGGACCGCCCGCCCCGGTACGAGTACCGGCTCACCGCCCGGGGCCGGGGCCTGCTCCCGGTGCTGGTCGCACTGCAGGACTGGGGGGACGCATGGGTCCTCGGGGAAGGAGAGACGATGGCCACCACGGACGAGCTGTCGAAGGAAGCCGAACGGGTGCGCGCGCTCGTCGGGACCCGCGTTCCGGAGCTGCTGCTCACCGGGTCCGACGGCGCCCCGCACGATCCGGTCGCCTCCGGCACCCCGTACACGGTCCTGTACTGCTTCCCGAGCGCGTACGCGCGGCGCGATGCCTATCCGCCCGGTTGGGCCGGGATCCCGGGGGCGTCCGGCTGCACCCTGGAGTCCTGCACGTACCGCGACCAGCTGGCGGAGTTCACCGCTGCCGGGGCGAGCGTGCACGGGGTCTCCGCGCAGCGTCCGGACGAGCAGCGGGCGTTCGCCGAGAAGGAAGGGCTGCGCTTCCCGCTGCTGTCGGACGCCGATCTGGCGCTGACGGCGGCGCTGCGGCTGCCGACGTTCCGGGCGGCCGGGGTCAGCAGACTGAAGCGGCTGACCCTGGTGGTGGACCGGGACCGCACGATCCGCGAGGCGCTGTACCCGATCACGGACATCGAGGCGAGCGTCCGGGCCGCGCTGGCGGCGGTCAGCCGATGACCCGGGCGAGTGCGGCCCGCACTTCCGCGGCGTCGAACTCCCTTTCCGTCAGCAGGAGTTGAATCAGCAGGCCGTCGATCAGGGCCACCAGGGCGCGGGCGGTCGCGGCGTCGCCGTCGACATGGCCCCGGACGACCTCCACCAGCTGGTCCAGCCACTCGGCGGCGACCGGCCGCAACGCCTCCCGCCGCAGCGCCGCGAGATACAGCTCGTACTCCAGCCGTACCCGGCTGCGGTCCCCCGCGACGAGCCGCCCCAGAAGTCCGGTGAGCCGGTCGGCGAGCGGGTCTCCCGGCTCGTCCAGCGCGCGGGCCCAGCCCTCGACCGCGGTCTGCGGTTCGCCGTTGACCTGACGCAGGGCGGCGACCAGCAGGTCGTCGAGGGTGGCGAAGTGGTACGTCGTCGAGCCCAGCGGCACATCGGCCTCCACCGCGACGGAACGGTGACTGAGCCCCGCGATGCCCTGCTCGCCCACCACCAGGATCGCCGCGTCGATGATGCGCCCCCGGCGGTCCGGATCGTAACGCCGGGCCATCAGTGGGACCCGCCGAGATTGAGCAGGACGACGCCGGCGATGACCAGAACGATGCCGCCGAGCTTCGCGGCGCTCATCGTCTCCCCCATGAAGAGCATGCCGATGGCGGCGATGGCGGCGGTACCGGTGCCCGCCCAGATCGCGTAGGCGGTCCCCACCGACATCGACTTGAGCACCTGCGCGAGCAGGACGAAGGCCAGCAGGTACCCGGCGGCCGTCCCCAACGACGGCCACAGCTTGCTGAATCCGTCGCTGTATTTCATGGCGGTGGTCCCGCCGACTTCCGCGGCGATGGCCGCGGCGAGCAGTACGTATGGCATGTGTACGACCGTACACATCAAGGACGGGCTACGGTGTGCCGTCCGGTACGAAAAATCCGGCACATGACAGACGACGACGGAGTGAGCGGTGGCACAGAATTCGGGGCAGGGCGGGGCGTACGGCGGCGCCCCCCACGGGGGACCTCCAGGGTGGGGCTACGGCTGGATACCCCCGCAGGCACCCAAACCCGGGGTGATACCGCTGCAGCCGTTGCAGGTCAGCGATGTCCTGAGCGGGGCGGTCTCCACTGTGGGCCGCTACTGGAAGCCGCTGCTCGGGATAGCGGCGACCCTGTACGGAGGCCTGGCGGTCCTGGTGGGAGCGGCCCTGGCGATCGGCTACGCCGCGCTCTCGGACCGCATCCACACCGTCTTCGACACATCGAGGTCGTCCGACATCGACTGGGGCGACGCCGGGCCGCTGGTGATCACCTTCGGCGCCGTCGTCCTGGTCGCCCTGCTGCTGCAGATGGTCTGCACGGGCATGATGTACGCGACGTGCGGGACCGTCCTCCAGGAAGCGGTACTGGGCCGGCCGACGACCTACCGGGCCGTCTGGCGCCGGGCCTGGTCCCGGGTCCCCTCGGTGATCGGCGCGCTGCTGCTCAGCGGACTGGCCGTCCTCGTCCCCGTGCTGCTGGTGGCCGGGGTGGCCGTCGGCCTGGTTTTCGCGGCGGCCAGTCAGCACAACACACCCCTGGCCATCACGGTGGGTGTCCTCGGCGGGGTGGCGCTGCTTCCGCTGGTGATCTGGCTGGGGGTGCTGTTCGGTCTGGCCCCGGCGGCCGTGGTGCTCGAACGCCAGGGGCCGGTCGGCGCACTGCGCCGGTCGGCCCGGCTGGTGCGCGGCGCCTGGTGGCGGACCTTCGGCATCACGCTGCTGGCCGGAGTGATCGGGGCCGCGCTGGCCTACTTCATCCAGCTCCCCTTCAACATCGCAGGCATGTTCAGCTCGTTGAGCGTGGATCTGGGCGCCCACCACTCCCCGAGCGACGCGCAGCTGTTCTCCAGTTTCCTGGGCTACACGGCGCTCGTACTGGTGGGCCAGTCCCTCAGCCAGATCTTCTCGACGACCTTCCCGCAGCTGGTGACCGGGCTGCTCTACGTCGACCGCCGGATCCGTAAGGAGAACCTGGCGCCGGCGCTCGTCGAGGCAGCAGCCGCGGACGTCACGGGTTCAGGCTGAACCAGGTGGCGCGGGACTTCTTCCACTCGTCGTGGGTGAGGTCCTTCGCCGCCGTCCCGTCCCCGTAGAGATCGGCCGACCCGTCGTCGGTGATCAGCTGGGCCCTGGCCCCCGCTGCGGACAGATCGGGTACGTCCACCACGGCCTCCCAGCCGCCCGGGTCGCTGGTCGGCAGGTCGACCCGCTTCACCGGGGCATGGCCGGCGACGCCGTCCCACGAGTAGAGGACGTACGGATCCTCGTTGTCGTCGGCCGCCCAGGACCCGGCCACGATCAGGTACTGGTCGGCCGCGTTCTTCCTGATGTCCCGGACGGAGAGACCGCCGAGGTCCAGTTCGATCGGCTCGCCGAAGGTGGCCTTCTTGCCGGTGACGACCTCGTCCATGTCGGTGACCGGCACGATCAGCGCCTTGCCGCCGCTCTTCGGCGGGACCAGCGGCGCCCGGAAGCCGAGGTAGGCGGTGGTGGTCGAGCCGGGGGCGAACTCCAGTCCCTCGATGTTGAATCCGTCGATCTGCTTGGGGACCTGGCCCTCCTCCGTACCGGCGGCGAAGCCCAGACGGTCGCCGTTCTTCCGGTCCCAGGCGACCAGGTCGTCACGGAGCTTCGGGTACGAGCCGGCCACCTTGAGCTCCGTCGCGGCGCCGGATCCGGTCACCCGGGTGGTGAAGATCCGGTTGCGGTCGGGCTTGTACTTCCCGTCCTTGTTGTTGCCCAGCGAACCGGTCCAGTAGATGGTGTCGCCGACCCGGGCCGCGGCCTCCATGTCGATCTCCTTGTCGGCGCCGAGCGCGCCGCTGACGTCCCAGCTCTTCACGGGCGCGCCGGAGACCGAACCGTCGTACAGCCGGAGGGTGTTGGACTCGTCGTCGGCCACCACCAGATAGCCGTCGCCGACGGACACGGCGGCCGAGGCGTCGGAGGAACCGGTGAAGTAGCGGGTGTCCGCGCTGTGTTGCACGGCCGCGGACGCCGCGTAGTGCAGGGTCCTGGTGGCGGTCTTGCCACCGAGACCGGTGACCTTGAGGGTGAGATCGGTGTAGCCCTGACCGTGGGCGGTGACCGTGACCCGCCGGGTGCCGCCGGTGCCGGTGACGGCGACATCACCCGTACCGGCGACGGAGGACTTGGAGCTGGCCGAGGCCGCCACGGTGAGCGCCGAGGCGTCCGCGCCGCTCTGGGCGACGGTGACCGTGACCGTGGGGTCGCCGGTCGCACCGACGGCGCCGGAGAGGTATCCGGCCGACAAGGAGAGCGTCGGCGTGCCGTAACTCGCGGCGTGCGCCGGGGCGTTGAGGCCTCCGAGGGCCAGGGAGAAGAGTCCGCTCGCGGCGGCGACTGCGGCTACGGTCCTGCGGCGGGACGGAAAAGCAGAGGACAGCACGGGGTCCCTCTCGTCGTGGGGGGTGTGTCGACGAGAAGGCTCCGGTCTCCCCGCCAACTACGAGCGGACACGCTACGTACGGCAGGCGAACACCGCAATACGGCCCCGGTGCGGGTGCACCGGGGCCGTATCGGGGACGAGCGGAGGTCAGACGTTGAAGCCGAGGGCGCGCAGCTGCTCGCGGCCGTCGTCCGTGATCTTGTCCGGGCCCCACGGCGGCATCCAGACCCAGTTGATCTTCAGCTCGTTGACAATGCCTTCGGTCGCCGACTTCGCCTGGTCCTCGATGACGTCGGTCAGCGGGCAGGCCGCGGACGTCAGCGTCATGTCGAGCGTCGCGATGTTCGCGTCGTCGATGTGAATGCCGTAGATCAGCCCGAGGTTGACGACGTCGATCCCCAGCTCGGGGTCGACGACGTCGTACAGCGCCTCACGGACCTCCTCCTCGGAGGCCGGCTTGATCGTGGCGGTCTCGTTCTCGCTCATGCGGTCTTCCCTTCGGACAGCGCCTGCGCCGTCGCGTCCTTCCACGCCATCCAACTCAGCAGCGCGCACTTGACGCGCGCCGGGTACTTCGAGACGCCGGCGAACGCGACCGCGTCCTCCAGCACCTCCTCCATCGCGTCGTCCGGCTCGATCTGGCCCCTGGACTGCATCAGTTCCAGGAAGGTCGCCTGGATCTTCTGCGCGTCGGCCAGTTCCTTGCCGACCAGCAGCTCGTTCATCACCGAGGCACTGGCCTGGCTGATGGAGCAGCCCTGCCCCTCGTACGACACGTCCGTGATGCGGTCGCCGTCGTACTTCACGCGCAGCGTGATCTCGTCGCCGCACGTCGGGTTGACATGGTGCACCTCGGCGTCGCCGTCACGAAGACCGCGCCCGTGCGGGTGCTTGTAGTGGTCCAGGATCACTTCCTGGTACATCGAATCCAGCTTCACGATCCAGTCCCTACCCGATGTGCTCGTCTGTCTAGCCGGTGGCTAGCCGAAGAAGTTCCGTACATGTTCCAGGCCGTCCACCAGGGCGTCGACCTCGGCAGGCGTGGAGTACAGATAGAACGACGCTCGCGTGGTCGCAGGAATTCCGTACCGGAGGCAGACCGGCCGCGCGCAGTGGTGGCCGACCCGGACCGCGATGCCTTCCTCGTCGAGGACCTGGCCCACGTCGTGCGGGTGGATGTCGCCGAGCGTGAAGGAGATCGTCGCGCCCCGGTCCAGCGAGCTGGAGGGGCCGATGAACCGCAGGTCGGGGACCTCGCCGAGGCGCTTCATCGCGTACTCGGTGAGCGCGTGCTCATGAGCGGCGATCTTGTCCATGCCGATCGCGGAGAGGTAGTCCACGGCCGCACCGAGGCCGACGGCCTGGGCGATCGGGGGGGTACCCGCCTCGAACTTGTGCGGCGCGGGGGCGTAGGTCGACGAGTGCATCGACACGGTCTCGATCATCTCGCCGCCACCGAGGAACGGCGGGAGGTCCTCCAGGAGCTCCTGGCGGCCCCAGAGGACACCGATGCCGGTCGGGCCGACCATCTTGTGGCCGGTGAAGGCCACGAAGTCGGCCTGCAGCGCCTGGACGTCGAGCACCATGTGCGGCGCGGCCTGCGAGGCGTCGATGCAGACCAGCGCGCCGACCTGCTGGGCCCGCCGGATGATCGCCTCGACCGGGTTGACCGTGCCCATCAGGTTGGAGACCAGCGTGAAGGAGACGATCTTCGTCTTCTCGGTGATGATCTCTTCGATGTCGGACAGGTCGAGCCGGCCGTCGTCGGTGAGGCCGAACCACTTCAGCTTCGCGCCGGTGCGCTGCGAGAGCAGCTGCCACGGCACGATGTTGGAGTGGTGCTCCATCTCCGTGATGACGATCTCGGTCTCGTGGTCGACGCGGTAGGGCTCATCGGCCCAACCGAGCATGTTGGCGACGAGGTTGAGCGACTCCGAGGCGTTCTTGGTGAAGATCACCTCGTCGCGGCTCGGTGCGTTGATGAAGGCGGCGACCTTGTCGCGGGCACCTTCGTACAGCGCCGTGGCCTCCTCGGCGAGCACGTGCACGCCACGGTGGACGTTGGCGTTGTGCTGTTCGTAGTACTCGTTCAGCGCATCGAGCACCTGACGCGGCTTCTGCGAGGTCGCCGCGTTGTCCAGGTAAACGATCTTCTTCCCGTCGTGGACCAGACGATCCAGCAGGGGGAAGTCCTTGCGGATCGCCTCGGTGTCGAGCAGGCCCGGCAGCTGTGTCACGCGGCTGCGCCACCCTTCGTGTAGGCCTCGTAGCCCTCGTTCTCCAGCTTGTCGGCGAGCTCGGGGCCACCGGACTCGGCGATCCGGCCGTTCGCGAAGACGTGCACGAAGTCGGGCTTGATGTAGCGCAGGATGCGCGTGTAGTGCGTGATCAGCAGGGTGCCGACCTCGCCGCCCTCGCGGACGCGGTTGACGCCGTCGGAGACCTGGCGCAGCGCGTCGACGTCCAGGCCGGAGTCGGTCTCGTCGAGGATCGCGATCTTCGGCTTGAGCAGCTCCAGCTGAAGGATCTCGTGGCGCTTCTTCTCACCGCCGGAGAAGCCCTCGTTGACGTTGCGCTCGGCGAAGGCCGGGTCCATCTGGAGGGTCTCCATGGCCGTCTTGACCTCCTTCACCCAGGTACGCAGCTTGGGCGCCTCGCCACGGATGGCGGTGGCCGACGTGCGGAGGAAGTTGGAGACCGAGACGCCGGGGACCTCGACCGGGTACTGCATGGCGAGGAAGACGCCGGCGCGGGCGCGCTCGTCGACGGTCATCTCCAGGACGTCCTCGCCGTCGAGGGTGACGGTGCCGCTGGTGATCGTGTACTTGGGGTGCCCCGCGAGGGAGTACGCCAGCGTCGACTTGCCGGAGCCGTTGGGGCCCATGATGGCGTGGGTCTCGCCCTGCTTCACGGTCAGGTCGACGCCCTTGAGGATCTCCTTCGTACCGTTCTCGGTTTCGACGGAGACGTGCAGGTCGCGGATTTCAAGCGTTGCCATGGGTGACTCAGGACTCCTGGGATACGGAGACGAGCACATCGTCCCCTTCGATCTTTACGGGGTAAACGGGGACGGGGCGCGTCGCGGGAAGGCCGGACGGCTTGCCGGTACGGAGGTCGAAGCTGGAACCGTGCAGCCAGCACTCGATGGTGCAGTCCTCGACCTCGCCCTCGGAGAGCGAGACGTTCGCGTGCGAGCAGATGTCGTTGATGGCGAACACCTCCCCCTCGGTACGGACGACCGAGACCGGCGTGGAGTCGATTTCCACCCGCTTCGGGGTGTCCTCCTCCAGCTCGCTCAGCCCACAGACTCGGACGAAGGCCATCAGACCGAAGCCTCCAGCTCTGCGTCGATCTTGGCGAGCAGCCGCTCCTCGACATCCGGGAGGCCGATCTGCTGGACCAGCTCGGCGAAGAAGCCCCGGACGACCAGGCGGCGGGCCTCGCCCTCCGGAATGCCACGGGACTGCAGGTAGAAGAGCTGCGAGTCGTCGAAGCGGCCGGTCGCCGACGCGTGTCCCGCACCGGCGATCTCACCGGTCTCGATCTCCAGGTTCGGCACCGAGTCGACCCGTGCGCCGTCCGTGAGGACGAGGTTGCGGTTGAGCTCGTACGAGTCGGTGCCCTCGGCGGCGGCCCGGATCAGGACGTCGCCGATCCATACGGCGTGCGCGTCCTGGCCCTGCAGCGCGCCCTTGTAGGCCACGTTCGACCTGCAGTTGGGGGCATTGTGGTCGACGAGGAGGCGGTGCTCCTGGTGCTGTCCCTGGTCGGTGAAGTACAGGCCGAAGAGCTCGGCCTCGCCGCCGGGGCCCGCGTACTGCACGCGGGGGTGGAGCCGTACGAGGTCGCCGCCGAAGGTGACCACGACCGACTTGAACGAGGCGTCCCTGCCCACCAGCGCGTTGTGCTGCGCCACGTGGACGGCCTCGGGCTCCCAGTCCTGGACGGAGACGACGGTCAGCTTCGCCCCGTCGCCCAGGATGTAGTCGACATTGGCCGCGAGCTGCGCGTCACCGGTGTGGTCGATGACCACGACGGCCTCGGCGAAGGCGCCGAGCTCGATGACCTGGTGGCCGTAGGCGGTGCCGCCCAGACCGCGCACGGCGATCCGGATCGGCTCGCTGAGCACGGCTTCCTTGGGCACCGAGACGACGGACGCCTTCTCGAAGGAGGAGAACGCCTGGGCGGCGACCCGGTCCACGGGCGTACCGGCCCTGCCGATGCGCGCGTCGTCACGGCCGACGGTCTCGACGGTCACGCCCTCGGGGGCGGACACCTCGATCTGGACGCCGCTGCCGGACGCGACGGCGGTGCCGTCGTGCAGGCCCTTGAGGCGTTCCAGCGGGGTGAACCGCCACTCCTCCTCGCGACCGCGGGGGACCGGGAAGTCCGCCACGTCGAAGGACGGGGGCGCGCTCATGCGGGTGGCGACGGTGGACTCGGCAGCCACCGCGATGGACCCGGCAGTGGTGGAACCTGCCGGAGGGGGTCCCCCCGCTCGGGCGGAGCCGAGAGTGGGGGAATTCTGAGCCTCAGCCATGGCTGTCGTCGTGCTCGCTTTCTGATGAATACGTCTGGGTCGGGCGAGGGAGCGGGGAGGGTGGCGGCTAGCCGACCGATCCCTCCATCTGCAGCTCGATCAGCCGGTTGAGCTCCAGGGCGTACTCCATGGGGAGCTCCTTGGCGATCGGCTCGACGAAGCCGCGCACGATCATCGCCATCGCCTCGAACTCCGTCATACCGCGGCTCATCAGGTAGAAGAGCTGGTCGTCGGAGACCTTGGAGACGGTTGCCTCGTGGCCCATGGACACGTCGTCCTCGCGGACGTCCACGTAGGGGTAGGTGTCCGAGCGGGAGATCGTGTCGACGAGCAGCGCGTCGCACAGGACGTTGGACTTGGAGCCCTCGGCGCCCTCGCCGATCTCGATCAGACCGCGGTAGGAGGTGCGGCCGCCGCCTCGCGCCACCGACTTGGAGACGATGTTGGAGGAGGTGTTCGGTGCCATGTGCACCATCTTGGCGCCGGCGTCCTGGTGCTGGCCCTCGCCCGCGAAGGCGATCGACAGGGTCTCGCCCTTGGCGTGCTCACCCATCAGGTAGACGGCCGGGTACTTCATGGTGACCTTGGAGCCGATGTTGCCGTCGACCCACTCCATGGTCGCGCCCTCGTACGCCACGGCCCGCTTGGTGACCAGGTTGTAGACGTTGTTCGACCAGTTCTGGATCGTCGTGTAGCGGCACCGGCCGCCCTTCTTCACGATGATCTCCACGACGGCGCTGTGCAGCGAGTCGGAGGAGTAGATCGGGGCGGTGCAGCCCTCGACGTAGTGGACGTAGGCGTCCTCGTCGACGATGATCAGCGTCCGCTCGAACTGGCCCATGTTCTCCGTGTTGATACGGAAGTAGGCCTGGAGCGGGATCTCGACGTGCACACCCTTCGGCACGTAGATGAAGGAACCACCGGACCAGACGGCCGAGTTCAGCGACGCGAACTTGTTGTCACCGACCGGGATGACCGTGCCGAAGTACTCCTGGAAGAGCTCCGGGTGCTCCTTCAGCGCGGTGTCGGTGTCCATGAAGATGACACCCTGCGCCTCCAGCTCCTCGTTGATCTGGTGGTAGACGACCTCGGACTCGTACTGGGCGGCGACACCCGCGACGAGACGCTGCTTCTCCGCCTCCGGGATGCCGAGCTTGTCGTACGTGTTCTTGATGTCCTCCGGCAGGTCCTCCCAGGACTCGGCCTGCTTCTCGGTGGACCGCACGAAGTACTTGATGTTGTCGAAGTCGATGCCCGACAGGTCGGAGCCCCAGCTCGGCATCGGCTTCTTGCCGAAGAGCTTGAAGCCCTTGAGACGCAGCTTCAGCATCCACTCCGGCTCGTTCTTCTTGGCCGAGATGTCGCGGACGACGGCTTCGGACAGGCCACGCTTGGCCGCGGCACCTGCCACGTCGGGGTCGGCCCAGCCGAATTCGTACGTACCCAGGCCCTCGAGTTCGGG from Streptomyces sp. NBC_01267 harbors:
- a CDS encoding winged helix-turn-helix transcriptional regulator, encoding MPQRTRLDDANCAIAQALDVVGDWWTLLIVRDTARGVHRFDALQRELGMSRKVLTERLRLLVDAGVLAREPYQDRPPRYEYRLTARGRGLLPVLVALQDWGDAWVLGEGETMATTDELSKEAERVRALVGTRVPELLLTGSDGAPHDPVASGTPYTVLYCFPSAYARRDAYPPGWAGIPGASGCTLESCTYRDQLAEFTAAGASVHGVSAQRPDEQRAFAEKEGLRFPLLSDADLALTAALRLPTFRAAGVSRLKRLTLVVDRDRTIREALYPITDIEASVRAALAAVSR
- a CDS encoding TetR/AcrR family transcriptional regulator → MARRYDPDRRGRIIDAAILVVGEQGIAGLSHRSVAVEADVPLGSTTYHFATLDDLLVAALRQVNGEPQTAVEGWARALDEPGDPLADRLTGLLGRLVAGDRSRVRLEYELYLAALRREALRPVAAEWLDQLVEVVRGHVDGDAATARALVALIDGLLIQLLLTEREFDAAEVRAALARVIG
- a CDS encoding DMT family transporter gives rise to the protein MPYVLLAAAIAAEVGGTTAMKYSDGFSKLWPSLGTAAGYLLAFVLLAQVLKSMSVGTAYAIWAGTGTAAIAAIGMLFMGETMSAAKLGGIVLVIAGVVLLNLGGSH
- a CDS encoding DUF7847 domain-containing protein — its product is MAQNSGQGGAYGGAPHGGPPGWGYGWIPPQAPKPGVIPLQPLQVSDVLSGAVSTVGRYWKPLLGIAATLYGGLAVLVGAALAIGYAALSDRIHTVFDTSRSSDIDWGDAGPLVITFGAVVLVALLLQMVCTGMMYATCGTVLQEAVLGRPTTYRAVWRRAWSRVPSVIGALLLSGLAVLVPVLLVAGVAVGLVFAAASQHNTPLAITVGVLGGVALLPLVIWLGVLFGLAPAAVVLERQGPVGALRRSARLVRGAWWRTFGITLLAGVIGAALAYFIQLPFNIAGMFSSLSVDLGAHHSPSDAQLFSSFLGYTALVLVGQSLSQIFSTTFPQLVTGLLYVDRRIRKENLAPALVEAAAADVTGSG
- a CDS encoding DUF3616 domain-containing protein — encoded protein: MLSSAFPSRRRTVAAVAAASGLFSLALGGLNAPAHAASYGTPTLSLSAGYLSGAVGATGDPTVTVTVAQSGADASALTVAASASSKSSVAGTGDVAVTGTGGTRRVTVTAHGQGYTDLTLKVTGLGGKTATRTLHYAASAAVQHSADTRYFTGSSDASAAVSVGDGYLVVADDESNTLRLYDGSVSGAPVKSWDVSGALGADKEIDMEAAARVGDTIYWTGSLGNNKDGKYKPDRNRIFTTRVTGSGAATELKVAGSYPKLRDDLVAWDRKNGDRLGFAAGTEEGQVPKQIDGFNIEGLEFAPGSTTTAYLGFRAPLVPPKSGGKALIVPVTDMDEVVTGKKATFGEPIELDLGGLSVRDIRKNAADQYLIVAGSWAADDNEDPYVLYSWDGVAGHAPVKRVDLPTSDPGGWEAVVDVPDLSAAGARAQLITDDGSADLYGDGTAAKDLTHDEWKKSRATWFSLNP
- a CDS encoding metal-sulfur cluster assembly factor, translating into MSENETATIKPASEEEVREALYDVVDPELGIDVVNLGLIYGIHIDDANIATLDMTLTSAACPLTDVIEDQAKSATEGIVNELKINWVWMPPWGPDKITDDGREQLRALGFNV
- the sufU gene encoding Fe-S cluster assembly sulfur transfer protein SufU, which produces MKLDSMYQEVILDHYKHPHGRGLRDGDAEVHHVNPTCGDEITLRVKYDGDRITDVSYEGQGCSISQASASVMNELLVGKELADAQKIQATFLELMQSRGQIEPDDAMEEVLEDAVAFAGVSKYPARVKCALLSWMAWKDATAQALSEGKTA
- a CDS encoding cysteine desulfurase; the encoded protein is MTQLPGLLDTEAIRKDFPLLDRLVHDGKKIVYLDNAATSQKPRQVLDALNEYYEQHNANVHRGVHVLAEEATALYEGARDKVAAFINAPSRDEVIFTKNASESLNLVANMLGWADEPYRVDHETEIVITEMEHHSNIVPWQLLSQRTGAKLKWFGLTDDGRLDLSDIEEIITEKTKIVSFTLVSNLMGTVNPVEAIIRRAQQVGALVCIDASQAAPHMVLDVQALQADFVAFTGHKMVGPTGIGVLWGRQELLEDLPPFLGGGEMIETVSMHSSTYAPAPHKFEAGTPPIAQAVGLGAAVDYLSAIGMDKIAAHEHALTEYAMKRLGEVPDLRFIGPSSSLDRGATISFTLGDIHPHDVGQVLDEEGIAVRVGHHCARPVCLRYGIPATTRASFYLYSTPAEVDALVDGLEHVRNFFG
- the sufC gene encoding Fe-S cluster assembly ATPase SufC, whose translation is MATLEIRDLHVSVETENGTKEILKGVDLTVKQGETHAIMGPNGSGKSTLAYSLAGHPKYTITSGTVTLDGEDVLEMTVDERARAGVFLAMQYPVEVPGVSVSNFLRTSATAIRGEAPKLRTWVKEVKTAMETLQMDPAFAERNVNEGFSGGEKKRHEILQLELLKPKIAILDETDSGLDVDALRQVSDGVNRVREGGEVGTLLITHYTRILRYIKPDFVHVFANGRIAESGGPELADKLENEGYEAYTKGGAAA
- a CDS encoding bifunctional 3-phenylpropionate/cinnamic acid dioxygenase ferredoxin subunit, translated to MAFVRVCGLSELEEDTPKRVEIDSTPVSVVRTEGEVFAINDICSHANVSLSEGEVEDCTIECWLHGSSFDLRTGKPSGLPATRPVPVYPVKIEGDDVLVSVSQES
- the sufD gene encoding Fe-S cluster assembly protein SufD; translation: MAEAQNSPTLGSARAGGPPPAGSTTAGSIAVAAESTVATRMSAPPSFDVADFPVPRGREEEWRFTPLERLKGLHDGTAVASGSGVQIEVSAPEGVTVETVGRDDARIGRAGTPVDRVAAQAFSSFEKASVVSVPKEAVLSEPIRIAVRGLGGTAYGHQVIELGAFAEAVVVIDHTGDAQLAANVDYILGDGAKLTVVSVQDWEPEAVHVAQHNALVGRDASFKSVVVTFGGDLVRLHPRVQYAGPGGEAELFGLYFTDQGQHQEHRLLVDHNAPNCRSNVAYKGALQGQDAHAVWIGDVLIRAAAEGTDSYELNRNLVLTDGARVDSVPNLEIETGEIAGAGHASATGRFDDSQLFYLQSRGIPEGEARRLVVRGFFAELVQQIGLPDVEERLLAKIDAELEASV
- the sufB gene encoding Fe-S cluster assembly protein SufB; translated protein: MTLPMETAHPELEGLGTYEFGWADPDVAGAAAKRGLSEAVVRDISAKKNEPEWMLKLRLKGFKLFGKKPMPSWGSDLSGIDFDNIKYFVRSTEKQAESWEDLPEDIKNTYDKLGIPEAEKQRLVAGVAAQYESEVVYHQINEELEAQGVIFMDTDTALKEHPELFQEYFGTVIPVGDNKFASLNSAVWSGGSFIYVPKGVHVEIPLQAYFRINTENMGQFERTLIIVDEDAYVHYVEGCTAPIYSSDSLHSAVVEIIVKKGGRCRYTTIQNWSNNVYNLVTKRAVAYEGATMEWVDGNIGSKVTMKYPAVYLMGEHAKGETLSIAFAGEGQHQDAGAKMVHMAPNTSSNIVSKSVARGGGRTSYRGLIEIGEGAEGSKSNVLCDALLVDTISRSDTYPYVDVREDDVSMGHEATVSKVSDDQLFYLMSRGMTEFEAMAMIVRGFVEPIAKELPMEYALELNRLIELQMEGSVG